The following proteins are co-located in the Thermus thermophilus HB8 genome:
- the cobA gene encoding uroporphyrinogen-III C-methyltransferase codes for MGRVYLVGAGPGDPELLTLKAYRLLKEAPVVLYDRLVDERVLALAPGEKVYVGKEEGESEKQEEIHRLLLRHARAHPFVVRLKGGDPMVFGRGGEEVLFLLRHGVPVEVVPGVTSLLASGLPLTHRGLAHGFAAVSGVLEGGGYPDLRPFARVPTLVVLMGVGRRVWIAKELLRLGRDPREPTLFVERASTPKERRVHARLEEVAEGKVEVRPPALWILGEVVRVFAEKEAPVDALALGG; via the coding sequence ATGGGTAGGGTCTACCTGGTGGGGGCGGGCCCCGGGGACCCGGAGCTTCTGACCCTCAAGGCCTACCGCCTCCTCAAGGAGGCCCCCGTGGTCCTCTACGACCGGCTCGTGGACGAGAGGGTCCTCGCCCTCGCCCCCGGGGAAAAGGTCTACGTGGGGAAGGAGGAGGGGGAAAGCGAAAAGCAGGAGGAAATCCACCGCCTCCTCCTCCGCCACGCCCGGGCCCACCCCTTCGTGGTCCGCCTCAAAGGGGGCGACCCCATGGTCTTCGGCCGGGGCGGGGAGGAGGTGCTCTTCCTCCTCCGGCACGGCGTCCCCGTGGAGGTCGTCCCCGGGGTGACGAGCCTCCTCGCCTCCGGGCTTCCCCTCACCCACCGGGGCCTCGCCCACGGCTTCGCCGCGGTCTCGGGGGTCTTGGAGGGGGGAGGGTATCCGGACCTCAGGCCCTTCGCCCGGGTCCCCACCCTGGTGGTCCTCATGGGGGTGGGGCGCCGGGTCTGGATCGCCAAGGAGCTCCTCCGCCTGGGGCGGGACCCCAGGGAGCCCACCCTCTTCGTGGAGCGGGCCTCCACCCCCAAGGAGCGCCGGGTCCACGCCCGCCTGGAAGAGGTGGCGGAAGGCAAGGTGGAGGTGCGTCCCCCCGCCCTCTGGATCCTGGGCGAGGTGGTGCGCGTGTTCGCCGAGAAGGAAGCGCCTGTGGACGCCTTGGCCCTGGGAGGTTAG
- a CDS encoding sulfite exporter TauE/SafE family protein — MAFLLGFLIAFAIGVTGVGAGTVTAPLLILALGLPPEVAVGTALLFGFLVKVPAGAVYLLRRQVDARALLRLLLGGVPGVLLGSLLLTQLKGAKDLVLLLVGLTVVLSAGLGLWRGLKGVGRGRERPWLLPPAAFGIGLEVGFSSAGAGALGTLLLLHATRLSPQKVVGTDLLFGLVLALLGGGVHLAFGQVAPSLLLALASGGVAGGLLGALFATRLPKEPLRLALLLWLLFIGGQLVYRGVVHG, encoded by the coding sequence ATGGCCTTTCTGCTGGGCTTTCTCATCGCCTTCGCCATCGGGGTCACGGGGGTGGGGGCGGGGACGGTTACGGCGCCCCTCCTCATCCTCGCCCTGGGGCTTCCCCCGGAGGTGGCCGTGGGCACGGCGCTTCTCTTCGGCTTCCTGGTGAAGGTGCCGGCGGGAGCCGTCTACCTCTTAAGGCGGCAGGTGGACGCCCGGGCCCTCCTCCGCCTCCTCCTCGGGGGGGTCCCGGGGGTGCTTCTGGGAAGCCTCCTCCTCACGCAGCTCAAGGGGGCAAAGGACCTGGTCCTCCTCCTCGTGGGCCTCACCGTGGTCCTCTCGGCGGGGCTTGGGCTTTGGCGGGGCCTGAAGGGGGTCGGACGAGGGAGGGAAAGGCCCTGGCTTCTTCCCCCGGCGGCCTTCGGCATCGGCCTCGAGGTGGGCTTCTCCTCCGCCGGGGCCGGGGCCCTGGGGACCCTCCTCCTCCTCCACGCCACCCGGCTTTCCCCCCAGAAGGTGGTGGGCACCGACCTCCTCTTCGGCCTCGTCCTCGCCCTCCTGGGGGGCGGGGTCCACCTCGCCTTCGGCCAGGTGGCCCCAAGCCTCCTCCTCGCCCTGGCCTCGGGCGGGGTGGCGGGGGGGCTTCTCGGGGCCCTCTTCGCCACCCGGCTTCCCAAGGAGCCCTTAAGGCTCGCCCTCCTCCTCTGGCTCCTCTTCATCGGGGGGCAGCTCGTCTACAGGGGGGTGGTCCATGGGTAG
- a CDS encoding phosphoadenylyl-sulfate reductase has protein sequence MDKVKAARSLIQEALAQSQNPCFTCSFQAEDVVVLHLLLKERPEIPVLFLDTGYHFPEVYAYRDELQKRLGFRLVNLTPALSREEQERLYGKLYETDPGRCCALRKVEPLFAALEAHDTWFTGLRREQSPTRRNLEPQEEARLPSGHRLKKVNPLYDWTLKEVFAYLAVEDLPYLPLYDQGYLSIGCAPCTAKPLDPSDPRSGRWAGKGKLECGIHLHGKEG, from the coding sequence ATGGACAAGGTGAAGGCGGCCCGGAGCCTGATCCAAGAAGCCCTGGCCCAAAGCCAAAACCCCTGCTTCACCTGCAGCTTCCAGGCGGAGGACGTGGTGGTCCTCCACCTCCTCCTCAAGGAAAGGCCCGAGATCCCCGTCCTCTTCCTGGACACGGGCTACCACTTCCCCGAGGTCTACGCCTACCGGGACGAGCTGCAAAAGCGCCTGGGTTTCCGCCTGGTGAACCTCACCCCCGCTCTTTCCCGGGAGGAGCAGGAGAGGCTCTACGGCAAGCTCTACGAGACCGACCCTGGCCGCTGCTGCGCCCTCCGCAAGGTGGAGCCCCTCTTCGCCGCGCTGGAGGCCCACGACACCTGGTTCACGGGGCTTAGGCGGGAGCAGTCCCCCACCCGCAGAAACCTCGAGCCCCAGGAGGAGGCCCGCCTCCCCTCGGGCCACCGCCTGAAGAAGGTGAACCCCCTCTACGACTGGACACTTAAGGAGGTCTTCGCCTACCTGGCCGTGGAGGACCTCCCCTACCTCCCCCTTTACGACCAGGGCTACCTCTCCATCGGTTGCGCCCCCTGCACGGCGAAGCCCTTGGACCCCTCGGACCCCCGCTCGGGCCGCTGGGCGGGAAAGGGCAAGCTGGAGTGCGGCATCCACCTGCACGGTAAGGAGGGGTAG
- a CDS encoding NADPH:quinone oxidoreductase family protein has translation MKAWVLKRLGGPLELVDLPEPEAEEGEVVLRVEAVGLNFADHLMRLGAYLTRLHPPFIPGMEVVGVVEGRRYAALVPQGGLAERVAVPKGALLPLPEGLSPEEAAAFPVSFLTAYLALKRAQARPGEKVLVQAAAGALGTAAVQVARAMGLRVLAAASRPEKLALPLALGAEEAATYAEVPERAKAWGGLDLVLEVRGKEVEESLGLLAHGGRLVYIGAAEGEVAPIPPLRLMRRNLAVLGFWLTPLLREGALVEEALGFLLPRLGRELRPVVGPVFPFAEAEAAFRALLDRGHTGKVVVRL, from the coding sequence ATGAAGGCCTGGGTGCTGAAGCGGCTTGGCGGCCCCCTAGAGCTCGTGGACCTGCCCGAGCCCGAGGCCGAGGAAGGGGAGGTGGTCCTTCGGGTGGAGGCGGTGGGCCTCAACTTCGCCGACCACCTGATGCGCCTTGGGGCCTACCTCACCCGGCTCCACCCGCCCTTCATCCCGGGGATGGAGGTGGTGGGGGTGGTGGAGGGAAGGCGCTACGCCGCCCTCGTCCCCCAAGGCGGCCTCGCCGAGCGGGTCGCCGTCCCCAAGGGGGCCCTCCTCCCCTTGCCCGAGGGCCTCTCCCCCGAGGAGGCCGCCGCCTTCCCCGTCTCCTTCCTCACCGCCTACCTGGCCCTGAAAAGGGCCCAGGCCCGGCCCGGGGAAAAGGTCCTGGTCCAGGCGGCGGCGGGGGCCTTGGGGACGGCGGCGGTCCAGGTGGCCCGGGCCATGGGCCTCCGGGTCTTGGCCGCGGCCTCGAGGCCCGAGAAGCTCGCCCTCCCCCTCGCCCTGGGGGCCGAGGAGGCCGCGACCTACGCCGAGGTGCCGGAAAGGGCCAAGGCCTGGGGCGGGCTGGACCTGGTGCTGGAGGTGCGGGGCAAGGAGGTGGAGGAAAGCCTCGGCCTCCTCGCCCACGGGGGGAGGCTCGTCTACATCGGGGCCGCCGAGGGGGAGGTGGCCCCCATCCCGCCCCTCCGCCTCATGCGCCGCAACCTGGCCGTCCTCGGCTTCTGGCTCACCCCCCTCCTGCGGGAGGGCGCCCTGGTGGAGGAGGCCCTGGGCTTCCTCCTCCCCAGGCTCGGGCGGGAGCTTAGGCCCGTGGTGGGCCCCGTCTTCCCCTTCGCCGAGGCGGAGGCCGCCTTCCGGGCCCTCCTGGACCGGGGGCACACGGGGAAGGTGGTGGTGCGGCTCTAG
- a CDS encoding uroporphyrinogen-III synthase, translating to MRVAYAGLRRKEAFKALAEKLGFTPLLFPVQATEKVPVPEYRDQVRALAQGVDLFLATTGVGVRDLLEAGKALGLDLEGPLAKAFRLARGAKAARALKEAGLPPHAVGDGTSKSLLPLLPQGRGVAALQLYGKPLPLLENALAERGYRVLPLMPYRHLPDPEGILRLEEALLRGEVDALAFVAAIQVEFLFEGAKDPKALREALNTRVKALAVGRVTADALREWGVKPFYVDETERLGSLLQGFKRALQKEVA from the coding sequence GTGCGCGTGGCCTACGCGGGACTCAGACGGAAGGAAGCGTTTAAGGCCCTGGCGGAGAAGCTCGGCTTCACCCCCCTCCTCTTCCCCGTCCAGGCCACGGAGAAGGTCCCCGTCCCCGAGTACCGGGACCAGGTCCGGGCCCTCGCCCAAGGGGTGGACCTCTTCCTCGCCACCACCGGGGTGGGGGTGAGGGACCTCCTGGAGGCGGGAAAGGCCCTAGGATTGGACCTAGAGGGGCCCCTGGCGAAGGCTTTCCGCCTGGCCCGGGGAGCCAAGGCGGCGAGGGCCCTAAAGGAGGCGGGCCTTCCCCCCCACGCCGTGGGGGACGGCACCTCCAAAAGCCTCCTCCCCCTCCTTCCCCAAGGAAGGGGCGTGGCCGCCCTCCAGCTTTACGGCAAGCCCCTCCCCCTCCTGGAAAACGCCCTGGCGGAACGGGGCTACCGGGTCCTCCCCCTCATGCCCTACCGCCACCTCCCGGACCCCGAGGGGATCCTCCGCCTCGAGGAGGCCCTCCTCAGAGGGGAGGTGGACGCCCTCGCCTTCGTGGCCGCCATCCAGGTGGAGTTCCTCTTTGAGGGGGCGAAGGACCCCAAGGCCCTGAGGGAAGCCCTCAACACCCGGGTCAAGGCCCTCGCCGTGGGCCGGGTGACCGCCGACGCCTTAAGGGAGTGGGGGGTCAAGCCCTTCTACGTGGACGAGACCGAGCGGCTGGGAAGCCTGCTTCAGGGCTTCAAACGCGCCCTGCAAAAGGAGGTGGCGTGA
- a CDS encoding precorrin-2 dehydrogenase/sirohydrochlorin ferrochelatase family protein translates to MTYFPLMLDLRGRPVLLLAGGPETSVKLKALLEAGARVTVLAEEDAFGLEALEREGKIRWLKRAYREGDLEGYFLVISHPKDKAIHPRVKAEADRRGVFLVAVDDPQNASAILPAVLRRGELLVALSTSGAAPALAVRLKERLAGLFPEAYGELVAFLRTLRPRIAQIPSFEERKRLWYRIVDQALEELDLDPKEGLGRAKEKAQEALKEVAAWTR, encoded by the coding sequence GTGACCTACTTCCCCCTGATGCTGGACCTAAGGGGCCGCCCCGTCCTCCTCCTCGCCGGGGGGCCCGAGACCTCCGTGAAGCTCAAGGCCCTCCTCGAGGCGGGGGCGCGCGTCACCGTCCTCGCCGAGGAGGACGCCTTCGGCCTGGAGGCGCTGGAACGGGAAGGCAAGATCCGCTGGCTCAAGCGGGCGTACCGGGAAGGGGACCTGGAAGGCTACTTCCTGGTCATAAGCCACCCCAAGGACAAGGCCATCCACCCCAGGGTCAAGGCGGAGGCCGACCGGAGGGGCGTCTTCCTCGTGGCCGTGGACGACCCGCAAAACGCGAGCGCCATCCTCCCCGCCGTCCTAAGGCGCGGGGAGCTTTTGGTGGCCCTCTCCACCTCGGGGGCCGCCCCCGCCCTCGCCGTGAGGCTCAAGGAGCGCCTGGCGGGGCTTTTCCCCGAGGCCTACGGGGAGCTCGTGGCCTTCCTCCGCACCCTAAGGCCCAGGATCGCCCAGATCCCGAGCTTTGAGGAGAGGAAGCGCCTCTGGTACCGGATCGTGGACCAGGCCCTGGAGGAGCTGGACCTAGACCCCAAGGAGGGCCTGGGAAGGGCCAAGGAGAAGGCCCAGGAGGCCCTAAAGGAGGTGGCGGCATGGACAAGGTGA
- the ppdK gene encoding pyruvate, phosphate dikinase — MAKRVYLLSEARGLSRDLLGGKGHGLAEMAAAGLPVPPAFIVTTEACRQYLKAGEVPGLWGEVRAGMAALEGLTGKRFGRGEGKAPPLLVSVRSGAPVSMPGMMDTVLNLGLTLEGVEALARATGNPRFAWDSLRRLLAMYGEVVLGEGPEVFEGMLSALKAERGVGTDAALGPEDLEELAYRYLRHLEARGTPFPLDPWAQLQGAIEAVFRSWQNPRARTYRRIYGIPEDLGTAVVVQAMVFGNLGEDSGTGVGFTRNPATGEKGLYGEYLRNAQGEDVVAGVRTPEPLERLKGYAPGLYEELLQVAERLERHFRDMQDFEFTVERGRLFLLQTRAGKRTAQAAVRIAVEMAEEGLISREEAVMRVEANALPGLLRPSVDRDQAPRPLLKGLPASPGAAVGHAAFTNEAVERFHAQGLPAVLVRPETTPEDITGMYLAKGILTARGGLTSHAAVVARGLGVPAVVGAEALRVFPGEGRALAEGVEIREGDLLTLDGGTGEVYLGAVPLVEAGGEALLEKLLSWAEPHRRLGVRANADTPEDAQRARAFGAEGIGLCRTEHMFFREDRLPWVRRLILAETPEEEALALERLFHFQKEDFKEILRAMDGLPVTVRLLDPPLHEFLPPLEALARRAEEGDEEAGRLLRRAEALKEANPMLGFRGARLLLLRPGVFRMQLRALLEAARELKEAGHDPRPEVMVPLVADPKEVERARALAEELFREYGPIPFGTMVETPRAALLAAEIAPLVDFFSFGTNDLTQMAFGLSRDDAGKFLPRYVEEGLFPFDPTERLDEKGVGRLLRMAAEEGRKANPRLKLGLCGEHGGEAGSVRFVADLLDYTSASPFRVLTARLAAAQAGLSRALKPA; from the coding sequence ATGGCGAAGCGCGTCTACTTGCTCTCCGAGGCCCGGGGGCTTTCCCGGGACCTCTTGGGCGGCAAGGGCCACGGCCTTGCGGAGATGGCGGCGGCGGGCCTGCCCGTCCCCCCGGCCTTCATCGTCACCACGGAGGCCTGCCGCCAGTACCTGAAGGCGGGGGAGGTGCCGGGGCTATGGGGGGAGGTGCGGGCGGGGATGGCGGCCCTAGAGGGCCTAACGGGCAAGCGCTTTGGCCGGGGGGAGGGGAAGGCCCCTCCCCTCCTCGTTTCCGTGCGGAGCGGGGCCCCGGTTTCCATGCCCGGGATGATGGACACCGTCCTCAACCTCGGCCTCACCCTGGAGGGGGTGGAGGCCCTGGCCCGGGCCACGGGCAACCCCCGCTTCGCCTGGGACAGCCTCCGCAGGCTCCTCGCCATGTACGGGGAGGTGGTCTTGGGGGAGGGGCCCGAGGTCTTTGAGGGGATGCTCTCCGCCCTCAAGGCGGAGAGGGGGGTGGGGACGGACGCGGCCCTTGGGCCCGAGGACCTGGAGGAGCTCGCCTACCGCTACCTCCGCCACCTCGAGGCCCGCGGCACCCCCTTCCCCCTGGACCCCTGGGCCCAACTCCAGGGAGCCATTGAGGCCGTATTCCGGAGCTGGCAGAACCCCAGGGCCAGGACCTACCGCCGCATCTACGGCATCCCCGAGGACCTGGGCACGGCGGTGGTGGTCCAGGCCATGGTCTTCGGCAACCTGGGGGAGGACTCGGGCACCGGGGTGGGCTTCACCCGCAACCCCGCCACCGGGGAGAAGGGCCTCTACGGGGAGTACCTGAGGAACGCCCAGGGGGAGGACGTGGTGGCGGGCGTCCGCACCCCCGAGCCCCTGGAGCGCCTTAAAGGGTACGCCCCCGGGCTCTACGAGGAGCTCCTCCAGGTGGCGGAGCGCCTGGAGCGGCACTTCCGCGACATGCAGGACTTTGAGTTCACCGTGGAGCGGGGAAGGCTTTTCCTCCTCCAGACCCGCGCGGGCAAGCGCACGGCCCAGGCGGCGGTGCGGATCGCCGTGGAGATGGCCGAGGAGGGGCTCATCTCCCGGGAGGAGGCGGTCATGAGGGTGGAGGCCAACGCCCTCCCCGGCCTCCTCCGGCCCAGCGTGGACCGGGACCAGGCCCCAAGGCCCCTCCTCAAGGGCCTCCCCGCAAGCCCCGGGGCCGCGGTGGGCCACGCCGCCTTCACCAACGAGGCCGTGGAGCGCTTCCACGCCCAGGGGCTTCCCGCCGTCCTCGTCCGCCCCGAGACCACCCCCGAGGACATCACCGGGATGTACCTCGCCAAGGGGATCCTCACCGCCCGGGGCGGCCTCACCTCCCACGCGGCGGTGGTGGCCCGGGGCCTCGGGGTGCCCGCGGTGGTGGGGGCGGAGGCCCTTAGGGTCTTCCCCGGGGAGGGCCGGGCCCTGGCGGAGGGGGTGGAGATCCGGGAGGGGGACCTCCTCACCCTGGACGGGGGCACGGGGGAGGTGTACCTGGGGGCGGTGCCCCTGGTGGAGGCTGGGGGGGAGGCCCTTTTGGAGAAGCTCCTCTCCTGGGCGGAGCCCCATCGGCGCCTCGGGGTCAGGGCCAACGCCGACACCCCCGAGGACGCCCAAAGGGCCAGGGCCTTCGGGGCCGAGGGGATCGGGCTATGCCGCACGGAGCACATGTTCTTCCGGGAGGACCGCCTCCCTTGGGTGCGCCGCCTCATCCTGGCGGAGACCCCCGAGGAGGAGGCCTTGGCCCTGGAGCGCCTCTTCCACTTCCAGAAGGAGGACTTCAAGGAGATCCTCCGCGCCATGGACGGCCTCCCCGTCACGGTGCGCCTCCTGGACCCGCCGCTTCACGAGTTCCTTCCTCCCCTGGAGGCGCTCGCCCGCCGGGCCGAGGAGGGGGACGAGGAGGCGGGGCGCCTCCTAAGGCGGGCGGAGGCCCTGAAGGAGGCGAACCCCATGCTCGGCTTCCGGGGGGCGAGGCTCCTCCTCCTCAGGCCCGGCGTCTTCCGCATGCAGCTTAGGGCCCTTCTGGAGGCGGCCAGGGAGCTCAAGGAGGCGGGGCACGACCCCAGGCCCGAGGTCATGGTCCCCCTGGTGGCCGACCCCAAGGAGGTGGAAAGGGCGCGGGCCCTCGCCGAGGAGCTCTTCCGGGAGTACGGCCCCATCCCCTTCGGCACCATGGTGGAGACCCCCCGGGCCGCCCTCCTCGCCGCCGAGATCGCCCCTTTGGTGGACTTCTTCAGCTTCGGCACCAACGACCTCACCCAGATGGCCTTCGGCCTCTCCCGGGACGACGCGGGGAAGTTCCTGCCCCGGTACGTGGAGGAGGGGCTTTTCCCCTTTGACCCCACGGAGCGCCTGGACGAGAAGGGGGTGGGGCGGCTTCTCAGGATGGCGGCGGAGGAGGGGAGGAAGGCGAACCCCAGGCTCAAGCTCGGCCTCTGCGGGGAGCACGGGGGGGAGGCGGGAAGCGTCCGCTTCGTGGCGGACCTCTTGGACTACACCTCGGCGAGCCCCTTCCGGGTCCTCACCGCCCGCCTCGCCGCCGCCCAGGCGGGGCTTTCCCGGGCCCTAAAGCCCGCCTAG
- a CDS encoding LLM class flavin-dependent oxidoreductase — MELGLYTFGERTLDPDLGRPPTAEERLRRLLEEAELAERVGLGVYAVGEHHREEYVVSAPAVVLAAIAARTRRIRLSSAVVVLSSDDPIRVFQQFATLDLLSGGRAELWVGRGSFVESFPLFGYELRDYEALFEEKLALLLKIREEEKVFWPGGRFTKPIPGLGVYPRPKQNPLPLWVAAGGSPESAVRAGRLGLPLVLGIIAGSPKRFLPFVELYRKTAREHGHTPRLALAAHGFLAEDDEEAFRLALPAFLRVMNKIGRERGWRPLTPEYFAWSRTLEGADFIGDPERVAEKVLYWHELFRPERLLLQLSVGTLPHARVLRAIELLGTEVLPRVERALRPPAGG; from the coding sequence ATGGAGCTCGGGCTCTACACCTTCGGCGAGCGCACCCTGGACCCCGACCTCGGCCGCCCCCCCACGGCCGAGGAGCGGCTTAGGCGCCTTCTGGAGGAGGCGGAGCTGGCGGAAAGGGTGGGGCTTGGGGTCTACGCCGTGGGGGAGCACCATCGGGAGGAGTACGTGGTCTCGGCCCCGGCGGTGGTCCTCGCCGCCATCGCCGCCCGCACCCGGAGGATCCGCCTCTCCAGCGCCGTGGTGGTCCTCTCCTCCGACGACCCCATCCGCGTCTTCCAGCAGTTCGCCACCCTGGACCTCCTCTCGGGGGGAAGGGCGGAGCTTTGGGTGGGCCGGGGCTCCTTCGTGGAGTCCTTCCCCCTCTTCGGCTACGAGCTAAGGGACTACGAGGCCCTCTTTGAGGAGAAGCTCGCCCTCCTCCTCAAGATCCGGGAGGAGGAGAAGGTCTTCTGGCCCGGGGGGCGGTTCACCAAGCCCATCCCCGGCCTCGGGGTCTACCCCAGGCCCAAGCAGAACCCCCTGCCCCTCTGGGTGGCGGCGGGGGGAAGCCCGGAGTCGGCGGTGCGGGCGGGCAGGCTCGGGCTTCCCCTGGTCCTCGGCATCATCGCCGGAAGCCCCAAGCGCTTCCTCCCCTTCGTGGAGCTTTACCGCAAGACTGCCCGGGAGCACGGCCACACCCCGAGGCTCGCCCTCGCGGCCCACGGCTTTCTCGCCGAGGACGACGAGGAGGCCTTCCGCCTGGCCCTTCCCGCCTTCCTCCGGGTGATGAACAAGATCGGCCGGGAAAGGGGGTGGCGCCCCCTCACCCCGGAGTACTTCGCCTGGTCCAGGACCCTCGAGGGGGCCGACTTCATCGGCGACCCCGAGCGGGTGGCGGAGAAGGTCCTCTACTGGCACGAACTCTTCCGGCCGGAAAGGCTTCTCCTCCAGCTTTCCGTGGGCACCCTGCCCCACGCCCGGGTGCTCCGGGCCATTGAGCTTTTGGGCACCGAGGTCCTGCCCCGGGTGGAGCGGGCCCTCAGACCCCCCGCCGGAGGATAG
- a CDS encoding sulfate adenylyltransferase — protein sequence MVETLPALEIGEDERLDLENLATGAFFPVKGFMTREEALSVAHEMRLPTGEVWTIPILLQFREKPRVGPGNTVALLHGGERVALLHVAEAYELDLEALARAVFGTDSETHPGVARLYGKGPYALAGRVEVLKPRPRTPLEKTPEEVRAFFRQRGWRKVVAFQTRNAPHRAHEYLIRLGLELADGVLVHPILGAKKPDDFPTEVIVEAYQALIRDFLPQERVAFFGLATPMRYAGPKEAVFHALVRKNFGATHFLVGRDHAGVGDFYDPYAAHRIFDRLPPLGIEIVKVGAVFHCPLCGGIASERTCPEGHREKRTAISMTKVRALLREGKAPPSELVRPELLPILRRGV from the coding sequence GTGGTGGAGACCCTTCCCGCTTTGGAGATCGGCGAGGACGAGAGGCTGGACCTGGAGAACCTGGCCACGGGGGCCTTCTTCCCCGTAAAGGGCTTCATGACCCGGGAGGAGGCCCTAAGCGTGGCCCACGAGATGCGCCTCCCCACGGGGGAGGTCTGGACGATTCCCATCCTCCTCCAGTTCCGGGAAAAACCCAGGGTAGGCCCAGGGAACACCGTGGCCCTCCTCCACGGGGGCGAACGGGTCGCCCTCCTCCACGTGGCCGAGGCCTACGAGCTGGACCTCGAGGCCCTGGCCCGGGCCGTCTTCGGCACGGATAGCGAAACGCACCCCGGGGTGGCCCGCCTCTACGGCAAGGGCCCCTACGCCCTGGCGGGCCGGGTGGAGGTCCTAAAGCCCAGGCCCCGCACCCCCCTGGAGAAGACCCCGGAGGAGGTGCGGGCCTTCTTCCGGCAAAGGGGTTGGCGGAAGGTGGTGGCCTTCCAGACGCGCAACGCCCCCCACCGGGCCCACGAGTACCTCATCCGGCTCGGCCTGGAGCTTGCCGACGGGGTCCTCGTCCACCCCATCCTCGGGGCCAAGAAGCCAGACGACTTCCCCACGGAGGTCATCGTGGAGGCCTACCAGGCCCTGATCAGGGACTTCCTCCCCCAGGAGCGGGTGGCCTTTTTCGGCCTCGCCACCCCCATGCGCTACGCCGGGCCCAAGGAGGCGGTCTTCCACGCCCTGGTGCGCAAGAACTTCGGGGCCACCCACTTCCTGGTGGGCCGGGACCACGCCGGGGTGGGGGACTTCTACGACCCCTACGCCGCCCACCGGATCTTTGACCGGCTTCCTCCCTTAGGGATTGAGATCGTCAAGGTGGGGGCGGTCTTCCACTGCCCCCTCTGTGGCGGCATCGCCTCGGAGAGGACCTGCCCCGAGGGCCACCGGGAGAAGCGCACGGCCATCAGCATGACCAAGGTCCGGGCCCTCCTAAGGGAGGGAAAGGCCCCGCCTTCGGAGCTCGTCCGGCCGGAGCTTTTGCCTATCCTCCGGCGGGGGGTCTGA